In one Mus pahari chromosome 21, PAHARI_EIJ_v1.1, whole genome shotgun sequence genomic region, the following are encoded:
- the LOC110338384 gene encoding vomeronasal type-1 receptor 4-like translates to MDFGYVAMGIVLSFQSALGILGNFSILFYYLILYNKKRTLKIIDIILIHVFTSNSLIILSKGLPEVLAVFGWNELFDDVGCKLIMYVRRVSRSMSISMTCLLSVFQAITISTTNSCWKEFKEQTAKFMGLFISLCWILFMLVNMLFPVYTSTNRNGKNKTQKKDIEFCHSVGRDKMVDIMYTAFCVFPEVLFSLLIVCSSTSMIVILYGHKKRVQHILHTHASPRSSAENRATQTILILVFTFLAFYTLSSILQGYVALSHDPSCWVMNITTVISMCFPAIGPFVMSRDFTVSRFCFTCIRNLKLP, encoded by the coding sequence ATGGATTTTGGGTACGTGGCAATGGGAATTGTACTCTCCTTTCAGAGTGCCCTTGGTATTCTGGGAAACTTCTCAATTCTTTTCTACTATTTAATCCTTTATAACAAAAAACGCACATTAAAGATCATAGATATAATACTTATACATGTATTCACATCAAACTCCTTGATTATTCTCTCCAAAGGACTTCCAGAAGTACTTGCAGTTTTTGGATGGAATGAATTATTCGATGATGTTGGGTGTAAACTAATTATGTATGTTCGAAGAGTTTCCAGGAGTATGTCAATTAGCATGACCTGTCTCTTGAGTGTCTTTCAGGCGATCACCATCAGCACCACAAACTCCTGCTGGAAGGAATTTAAAGAGCAAACAGCCAAGTTCATGGGCctgtttatttctctctgctgGATCCTATTCATGCTAGTAAATATGCTTTTCCCTGTATATACATCAACCAACAGAAACggcaaaaataaaacacaaaaaaaagatattgaattCTGCCATTCTGTAGGCCGTGACAAAATGGTAGATATAATGTATACAGCATTTTGTGTATTTCCTGAAGTCCTGTTTTCTTTGCTCATTGTATGTTCCAGCACCTCCATGATAGTCATACTTTATGGACACAAAAAGAGGGTTCAACACATCCTCCACACTCATGCTTCCCCTAGGAGCTCTGCTGAAAACAGAGCCACACAGACCATTCTGATCCTGGTTTTCACCTTTCTAGCATTTTATactctctcttctattttacAAGGCTATGTTGCACTTTCACATGATCCCAGTTGTTGGGTAATGAATATCACAACCGTCATTTCTATGTGTTTTCCTGCTATAGGCCCATTTGTGATGAGTCGTGATTTCACTGTTTCCAGATTCTGCTTTACCTgtataagaaatttaaaacttccATAA